A genomic window from Peromyscus maniculatus bairdii isolate BWxNUB_F1_BW_parent chromosome 1, HU_Pman_BW_mat_3.1, whole genome shotgun sequence includes:
- the LOC102919667 gene encoding killer cell immunoglobulin-like receptor 3DL1: MVNAVAEELNSEEFQEAVIFQGHGIHDKPSLSAWPSHVVTLGQYVDLRCDYHKESSMFKLYKELGPPMPQFHDRKFFKTLLLGPVTPEFGGTYRCYNYNHQYPNKLSSHSDPLEIIISGIYRKPFLLALQTSLVKAGEKMTLECHSEIMFETFILTSHRKKIIKASFELSAESHLGGSQANFSIGPVTPDHAGTYTCYGSYNHTPYEWSESSDPVDIKITGLYKKPSLSALLGPVVMTGENVTLSCISDHQFDVFHLSIEGVPQGHGLPAMQSHNRTFQANFLLGPVIQTGKYRCYGSFSNSFHVWSSPSDPWYFPAKGNCTLCTELDSKTYNHRNLHILIGLSVTMTLVFLIILFYSCCSAKKSKSQKQASESIMDQDSEVRTTLNRQDPERQEVQEVAYLEFDQMIFKQKLTTPNSQSPKEFSTDPSIYMEVRK, translated from the exons ATGGTGAATGCTGTGGCTGAAGAGCTGAACTCTGAAGAATTCCAAGAAGCTGTGATCTTCCAAGGCCATG GAATTCATGACAAGCCTTCATTGTCTGCTTGGCCAAGCCATGTTGTTACACTGGGACAATATGTGGATCTTAGATGTGACTATCATAAGGAGTCTTCCATGTTCAAGCTGTACAAAGAACTTGGACCTCCTATGCCTCAGTTCCATGACAGAAAATTCTTCAAAACCCTTCTCTTGGGTCCCGTGACACCGGAATTTGGAGGAACCTACAGATGCTATAATTACAATCATCAGTACCCTAATAAACTGTCATCACACAGTGACCCCCTGGAGATCATAATTTCAG GAATCTACAGGAAGCCTTTCTTGTTGGCCCTACAAACTTCTCTAGTAAAAGCAGGAGAGAAGATGACCCTGGAGTGTCATTCAGAGATTATGTTTGAAACCTTCATTTTGACTtcacatagaaagaaaataataaaggcttCTTTTGAGCTTTCTGCAGAATCTCATCTTGGGGGATCCCAAGCAAACTTCTCAATAGGCCCTGTGACACCTGACCATGCTGGGACTTACACATGTTATGGTTCTTACAATCACACACCATATGAGTGGTCTGAATCCAGTGACCCTGTTGACATAAAGATCACAG gtttGTACAAGAAACCTTCTCTGTCAGCCCTGTTGGGCCCTGTGGTGATGACAGGAGAGAACGTGACCTTGTCCTGCATCTCTGACCATCAGTTTGATGTGTTCCATCTGTCCATAGAAGGGGTGCCTCAGGGGCACGGGCTGCCTGCAATGCAGAGTCACAACAGGACATTCCAGGCCAACTTCCTTCTTGGTCCTGTAATCCAGACAGGGAAGTATAGATGCTATGGCTCTTTCAGTAACTCTTTCCATGTGTGGTCATCCCCAAGTGACCCATGGTACTTTCCT GCAAAGGG AAACTGCACTTTGTGCACAGAACTGGACTCCAAAACTT ATAACCACAGGAACCTGCATATTCTGATTGGACTGTCAGTGACCATGACCCTTGTCTTCCTCATCATCCTTTTTTATTCTTGTTGCTCTGCCAAAAAGAGTAAGTCTCAGAAACAAGCCAGTGAGT CCATCATGGATCAAGACTCTGAAGTGAGAACAACACTGAACAGACAG GATCCTGAAAGACAAGAAGTGCAGG